A region of the Clavelina lepadiformis chromosome 9, kaClaLepa1.1, whole genome shotgun sequence genome:
ttgatcctaaaacagaaaagtatattactccccgtcggggaatcgaaccccgatctcccgcgtgacaggcggggatactcaccactatactaacgaggacctcgactatttcgaattaaacccaaagtttcaaggacattatttttatttttccagcatagacactttgtgttactcttaaaacaaataaatatatcactcctcgtcggggaatcgaaccccggtctcccgcgtgacaggcggggatactcaccactatactaacgaggacctcgactattttgaaataaacacaaagtttgaaagatattttttttccagcatggacactttgtgttactcttaaaacaaataaatatgtcACTCctcgtcggggaatcgaaccccggtctcccgcgtgacaggcggggatactcaccactatactaacgaggacctcgactactttgaaataaacccaaaatttgaaggacatatttacaatatttctagtatggacacgttgccttgatcctaaaacaaagaaatatatcaattcccgtcggggaatcgaaccccggtctcccgcgtgacaggcggggatactcaccactatactaacgaggacctcgactactttgaaataaacccaaattatgaaggacatttttacaatgtttctagtatggacacgttgccttaaTCCTAAAGAAAAGAagtatatcactccccgtcggggaatcgaaacctggtctcccgcgtgacaggcggtgatactcaccactatactaacgagaacctcgactactttgaaataaacccaaaatTTGAAggatatttttacaatgtttctagtataaACACGTTGctttgatcctaaaacaaaaatatatatcactccccgtcggggaatcgaaccccggtctcccgcgtgacaggcggggatactcaccactatactaacgaggacctcgactactttgaaataaacataaaGTTTGAAGGATATTTTTTTTtccagcatggacactttgtgttactgttaaaacaaataaatatatcactcctcgtcggggaatcgaaccccggtctcccgcgtgataggcggggatactcaccactattaTTAACTTGTTCTTGTTTGTGCTCTTTATggaattttctttgttttcttcattGTGAGTGTGGGCAGGTGAATGATGTCCAGTGATAGGGTTTCTATAATATTCCATACCTCTTCTGGGATTTAGTTGATTGTTCTTTTTCAGAGGAGGGGTTTCAGAGTTATTTTTGGCAGGACAGTTGATGTGGTTATGTCCTGGTTTGTTGCAGTACTGGCATGTTGCCAACTGTCCATGGTATTTGACTAGTAATTCTTCTCCAAGTATATTTAAATAGCTTGGTATTGGTCTTTGATCCAGTTCCCCCGGTCTACCGCGCGTGTTATTGCGAGTCTGGCGTGTTAACTTACTAGATCTTGTCTCCGCAGGCAAACAAGCATTTTACATCGGTCGTATTTGCGTGACAAAATGTACAACGAATGAAAGAATTCtaagttttaataaagaaattaacaaTGCATagaaaaacaattgcacttgATTGGAAATGTACACTATTGTGAACCGATCAGAAACTAACAAGTTCACAAACATACGGCTAAAGTAGAAAGGTATAGTTAAAAATTTGTAGGATCACGCCACTTTCCATGAACTTTGAGTAATTCCATCACAGCTGTTGTCTTAACATATCTCGGATCTAGGTCGGGCACAAAATTGGGATAAAGCGTCGTTGCTTTCGTACCAAAGACATCGAAAAGCTTTCGAAACATTACGGGAAACCTTGaaagtaaagtaaaaatgTTCACAAAGCGCCCACCAGTCCATTAAGTATCAAAAGGTAAACCGTGGACTTACTTCCAACCGCTTACTCCACATAAAAACTTCCAATAGCCCGGTCTTATGTTGTGTGGCTCGCAGCAGCTCTGCAAAGTGAAAATTGTTAAGTTTGAATGATTATTGCCTTAAAAGTTCAAGTGGTACAGTTTTTGGTATTAAATGAAgcagttaaaagttttaataatgAAATATGTTACTATGCACACACCGCATGCAAAATGATCGCAAGTGTGCCGGCATATAGATATTGATCGGCGCTGGGTAAATGTGGCACATATCCTTCCCGAACTCCTCTGAAGTACAAAACCTAAAACAAAGGCAAAATGCAGATCCCGAAGATAGTATTCAAAACTAAACCAGTTAAAAAGTGTATATTTGCACATGTGTCTTTAAAAGTGCACAACGAAATTGCTTGTATGACCAAGAAGAACTATTACTATGTCACTTATCATATCGTAGGCAAAGTTTCTTGGGAAAATATCTTCGAAACTGTAAAAGCTTTTCCCAATTTGACTGCTAAATATAATTAAACTTGATTCTTTAACAAATGAGCGCTGTGTGTATGCTACTTTCggtaaaacagtaaaagtaatTTCACAGTCACTGTTACAAATCGCTGTCACTGATACAAACAATTGACCGcttacaataaacaaacaaaaccctTACAATACCTCCATTAgcttaaagaaaaaataaagtgCAATGGATGTGCTTCTGTAGAAGTATAAAGTTGTCCCTGCCACAGCACCAGACAATGCACCATGAAGAGCTGGTATATCTCTGTCGAGAAGCCATCTCAAAGAACAATTGCACGCCTATTGGTTGAAACTGTATTGTCTTTTTATCCGCTTTTATGTGAATATAAGCATATCTAAATTGTTAAATGTTGGctgaaaacatgtttattttcgtaagtttcaatatttttgttatttgaaaCAACTTACCCGAAATAGGCCAATAAATCCGGCAAGGAAAGATGCCAAAGAAATGTTATTAAATACTTTTGACCAATTCTGCCTTCCACGAAGCCATTGCAAAGCGTTGAGCAAAATTTGAATTCCATAGCCAAGGAGAAATTGCTTAAAAATACCCTGGTACAAGCCATAACTTCAGATGTCAAATCTTATCACGGCACAACTCAAATAGAACTTTGTTATTTGCAAATACGTTAAGATCAAAAGATAAGCAGAAATGCCAGTTCAATTTACCTCTAGTGTATAGTAAGTGCATGAATTATTGTGAGGACAGCTTTGGTGACTTCTGTGAACAGTTTTTAACCTATATAGCAGAATATATCTATaactgaaaagttttaatgcaCAGAATTGAAACTTGTTGTGATAAGCAGTAACCTTTGCAACAATTTTCGAAGGTATGGCAAGCCACTGATTAACCTCCATCTCTGTGAAAAATTACCAACATTACGATAAAAATCCCCACTCTCTTCAGGTCCAACAATGAGCGTGAGTGGGCTACGTAGGTTCTCAGGCAGACCATTTCGCTGTCTGCAAAAGGAATTACCAATAAACCCTACTTTGCGACACAGTATAACTACAGAGGTAAATACTATAATAAGCGCATGCCCTGAAATATGATATTCAGCTTCTCACCACTGTTTCTTAGAAACTTAATCAATCAAATTCTTCGATTTTATCGCACAAAACCTTACCTGAATAAAGACATGAATCCCGCACTAGCAATGCTGAAAATTATTACCTGTTATACAAATTCGTAAGTATCAAGCCACCATAATAAATtgcaatataaataaaatgactATGGACAGTGAATTAAGATGCTATACCTCCCCATATGGTATCGGCTTGATCAAATTTCTTGCAACTGCCATGTTAAACAATGTTTCAGCTGCCTAATGATAGACATataaattcagaaaaaaacataacCCTACACGCAAAGTATCACAACagttaaaaacacaaaaggaTACAAGTGTATAGACTCTATGAATAGACTCACCAGGTTCATTAAATAAAGCGCAAGCATTCCTCTCCTGTTAAATAAGTAGCATGAATTATTTCATCAAACCAAGAATACAGAGTGACAGCAGCAAAGTTGATTATTTAAAttacttaattttatttaataattgACTAAAACCTCGATTTTCTTTCAAGCTGAATGCTAAGAATGCCAGTGATAAATCCTGCCAACAATCCGTGCCATCCGTAAAATTTCCCGATCAAATTTCTACcacacaaataaaatatatatatattgtatatacagtatacgatatatatatattgtatagatatatatgtatatgtatatatatatgatacgatatgatatatgatatatatgaTATGTATATGTATACGATagatatgtatatatacaatattatatatatatatatagatatatacgatatatatatattgtatatatacgattttaaatttaatttcaatgtTGTCACAAAAAAGACTTGACAAAGCTATCGATTTAGACGAACCTGAGCATACAAAACCCGCCCATAAAAAATGCTCCATTGGCACTGAGAAAAATGCTGGATTGTAGAATGTCACGAAGAAgctttttaatcttttttattcttctgttttcttttttgcgcagttttattacaaaagttgcctaaaaaaaggaaatgtACAATTGGTAAAACTTTACCATTACCAACATcatttgcataaaaacaattacatatatatacaaaagatattttcttattttaaaagaTTCCATGTATCTaaccacaaaatttttctcCATCCTCCTACCAAAACAATAAACCTTACCAAATAAAAGACAGTATAGACTCTTATTGAGAACTTGAATGCATCACGAAATGTTTGGAAGAATGTCTTAACACAACCGGGCTCCCAAGTATGTCCAATCTCGTAGCATGTGTAAGGAATAGAACCAGAGTAACTTAAAACAGTGTCAGATTGAAACTTACTGTGGACTACCATGATTGCTAGCAATATGGTATCCGTGTACACCTATGCAAGTAATATTTAACGAACATTTGTTAACAATACCTCccaaagcaaagcaaaaccAATCTGATGTACATGGTAGATAGCTTAAATTGGACgttacaaaaaatgtaccgcACTTTTGCTGCAGTACAGGCACAAGCACTTCGTGACttacaaacatttaatataTATGAACATTTGCACATAAAAGTAACATGGGTTGTctttaaaattgcttgcatttatatatatctgctgcattttaaaaatattgtgctAGTAAATGAAGGTTTCATGAGCACATAGTGCATCATAAGAATTGGTACTCAAAAACAGTTGCATGGATACATTTTATAGATTCATTTAAAGTGCTGCAACAaagcttgttttgttttgatgaaCTTTGTACCcaaatcaattaaaatttaGACATCAGCATATACATTTCTATTCAACTTTTGAATAGCCTATTGAAACAACTCCATTACATTACTAACGATGCACAAAATATGCAGTGTTGATATACTATACAGTAGTATTTCGTGAAGTTGGCTCCGTGAGAGAAACAATCTGTTAGTAGTTAATACAATTGTACTCCATTTTTGTTGATTcataaattaaattgttatggATCAACAAAAGACCATTAGGGTCTCTTAAGGGCTCCATAACATCCTCAAGTTTGAGAAACGGTGACGCAGCACACTGTATAACAATGCAGTTCCAGTTCTGGACTCCACTGTACACTTGCAAACAAATTCAAGGCATACTTGGAAAGTAACTTGTTTAAACAGGGAATCACCTCTTCTTTTCTTACCAATTAACAAGTTATTTTCTTATCTTACTTTTGTTACTATACTAGGTTTTGCTctttagaaataaaattatatcaatCACTGTTGAAAATACGTTATAGTAAGCGTATTATCTTGAATTATATTAATAGCAGCTGTTTACGGGAACGTTGAGGTGTGCTGTTTTAGATAGTTTTATTCGCTTACATGTTTTTGTGCAACTGAGGACTGCAATGTCATGCCCTGACCCTGGCCAGAAAAATTGGATCTTAATCaggatgttttttttttcagtgagattttatttttaccaccCAACATGCACAATAAAAACTCCTAATTAAGCGTACAACGTTTCCCTGAAGTTATTCTTTTTTGGTGGAAACGTTCATAAATTGTGTGCTTTCTGGTTTACTTTAGTTTCGTTTAATTTTTCTATAAACGCATTCTGGATTTGTTAGCCGTGCTAACCTATCATTGTAGCACCTATCTATCATCGTAATTTACACATTACACGTTGTAAGCCAccgactgcagagtatggcagttttcaccAACATCTTGGGTGTGTGGGCGTGCTGGTGTGCAAGGAAGCAGCTGGTGTTCACTGCGACTCATGGCCTAAAGCTGCACAGTGTTTGTGATAGAAAAGGTGTGGCCCCTTATGATAGAAACTGGGGAAAAATAAGTGTTTCCGGTTTTGTCTTTGTTTAGAGATGTtgcttttaaatattaattttgcaGTACAAATCGAAGCAAAAATTAGCTTCTCCTTTTTTTGGAGATACCGGTTTGTCCTGGTGTGCAATGCcatttagaaaaaaatcttgggtgtgctcttgccatactctgcagtctggcaaCTGGAAGTATGGCAGCTTTCGACAAGAAATCGTGTGTGCAAAGAGGCAAATTTTTGGTGATGACATGCACCGAATGCTCATTTCTTTgttcatttattataaatcagtatgaagataaaaaagtttgataagCACATCGATGAACCTCCTGCATGCAGGTGCCAAATTTTCCACTATGGGTAAGTCCTCGgggctttgctgctttttcccATTCATTGATTGTTTGCAAACGTACTTCTTGTTTAACCATTCTACATCGAGGTTAGCATCATACTTTTCGCTCCCCACAGTCAAAGTTTTCAGATTGATATTGCACACAGCATAACAGACCTGTATGGGAAGAACGCATTGTGCAAAGGACATGCCTGATGAACAGCGTAGCTATCTGGTGCACAAAATGGGTCAATAGACTACTTTGTAAGGTAAGTAATTTCCAAACAAGAACATCTGGTGCTCAttcacattttttgttgtctACTGGTGCACACCAGTCCTTGAAAATTATGCTGTCCGGTGCACAAAAACGTACACTCCATACTGGATGACAGATTGGCAGCCCATATACCTTATATTTCAGGCTATAACAACTTAATAGCAATAAACATTAtacaaatttatatatatacaaatattaAAGTAGTGTAGGCTTAGGTGTAACATAACTGTCACAGTTATTGCTTACATAACTGTTTACCCTCGGACAAATTGTATGAAATAAAGGATTTTATCTCTGTCTTGACACACCTTACTTTTGGAACGAGTTAATACAGCATGCAGTACTCGTTTTGATGTCTTTACATGTTGGGCTATCATAGCTCAGACCGTCAAACTaataaaacaatggaaaattgGAAATTAATATGTGTTTATCTGACCGTATGCAAGCTTTATGCCTTAAGATGAGATCCGTCAATATCGAGGAATAATCACGAAATAGCATCAACTTCACCATCCAACTTGCGTGATTAAGGAATGACAGCCACAAGTCGGCATGTAACATTGCTGGATGTTACTGTTATACGTTCAGTAGCGCAGTAAACATTTTCGGAAACGTTACAAGGCTACTACACACGACACAACACACTTAAATGAACTTATCTCAAGCCTGAAATCTGCTTTAAATATACCAAGTAGGCTAGGCTACtgtgcaaacattttattgcaaaaattgtCTTAAGGGTGGTTAGTTAGTAGTTAATGTTTTACCAGCATGCTTCATGTTTGCTACTCTGTATTTGCACAGCCTCGCAGAGTCGCTGCAGCACTCCATCACGTGAGAAAACGAAAAAAACAGGCGATAAGCCATCGGAATGAAGTAGGTTACTTGTACAGTGATTATAATCAAATCAGGTAGGTCTGGATTAATGGCGGTTTAATTTGCGTGTAAAATGTTGCGCATTGCTGTGAGCCGTCGCTGTAACCCCAACCACCACCAATCTGACGCAATAATCCCTCAAGTATCGTAGTTTGTGAAttctaaaacaaattttagtaCTTAACCATGGTATCCGTTGCAGGGTTTCCCCTGCAGCGAAATGCTTAAGTTCCTTTTTCCTGTTTGGGTACTGAATGCCCGTTttataacactggtcaacacgattTTTTGTGCCAAGGATTTGACAACGATTTTAGGCTAATTTGGGGTCGCTGATTTCGAAAATGACAATCATTTTTCtcaattggctctagtttttgagatatttagatttttcactttcggAAATTCAACTCATGTCACACATAACGCAATACTGGGTTTCAGGTCTCAGCCAACTGTAATACACTTGGACAATAGTCAGTAATATAGTCAAAtgcataaatatcacaatactAAATCAATCAGTGTGTAATAAGTCTGCttttatatataattgatgGCGAATCGCTTTTTGTATGACTTTCTTTTATGGCGGACGTCAGTACAATCGTGCTTAAAACACCAACATTAGTGTGCCATCAAGTTTTTCTCCCATCTGCCCTGGTATCATTCTTCCATCACCTTTATGTCCTGATGAAATCTCTCCCCTTGTTCTTCAGAAAAATCACCCAATTTGTCaggaaatttttccaaatggcTGTGGAGATAGTGCACTTAAATGCTCATATTTGCCCCTACCTGTTGGTAGGTCTCGAGCATATTTTCTACTAGCTCTGCATAGTTTTCTGCCTTGtggtttccaaaaaagttCTTCACCACAGGCACAAAACAAGACCAAGCTAGGAATTCCACATTGTTCATGCTTGTTCCAAATTTGAGTCATTGATTAATTTGCGAATTTGAGGCTCATCAAAAATGcctgctttcaaattttcggTTGTCAGTTTTGGAAAACatctacaaaaatatttaaaacaatcaccATCTTTATATAAAGCCtttacaaattatttcatGAGCCCCAGCCTGACATAGAGAGGTGGTAAAATGATCTtctttctttgaaacaaaGGTTCTTTAATCACATTTGCTTTGCCTACTTCTAGATTTTCTCTTGTGAGCcatgttttttttaacctgtGCTGGGTCTTTGCCCTGCTGTCCCACAAGCACATAAAGCAGGGATACTTAGTGTATCCACTTTGCTGTCCAAGCAAAAagttcaccatctttaagTCAACACAAATTGACCACTGGTGCTTGGCATAGCAGATCTTCCGTAaaactaatttcacattttcatactcttctttcagttttgttgAATGAGCAATTGGCAAAGATGAATAGCAGTTGCCATTATTCAACAGAATGCATTAACTTCTGGTAGAGCTGTCTATAAACAATCGCCAGTCTTCGTGTTTGTAGTCTAGGACTTTCATTTTGAGGAGAAGTCCAGTTATATCATTTCAATATTCAAGGTCTGCATCTTGACTGAAGAAGGGAAAGAGTTCCTCTTCTCCAGTCCGATAAGCTGTTATTTTTGCATCCGCCTTTAGACAGTTCCTCTCCTTCAGTCTGGAAGCTAAAACCTCAGATGCTTCTTTTGATAAGTTAAAGTCTATGATAAGATCATTAAGCTGCTTTTGTGTGAACTGTTCGGGAGTGAAAGAGCTTTTTTCGTTAACGTTTCATTTCATGCTTTTCCTCAATATCTGTTTCTTGCAAATCTGGTACTGATGTAAACGCAGGTAAGGGAATGCTTTTGCAGTGCTCAATCGGTCGCCTTACTACCTAGTTTTAAGAAGAGTAACGTTTTATACACCTGCAACTCGAAAGAAGCAAACTTGATCAAGGTCAGCGATCCTTTTCTTCAgtgcattaaatatttcaagaaatcaTGATAAATTAACGCATTTTTATCAGTACATCGACAAATAAGGCAGGTCTATTTAATGAGAATCACAATTGAGTCTATTCTGAGGTTTCAACCTAAACAAAAACGAGGACGTGATAGCTAAAGCACTGTCACTAATGCCagaaatagtgaaaaatgctgaaataaagaaaataaccatatctcgaaaactagaaccaattcagcaaaaccaaTGCCAAATTCGGAATCAGCGACCTCAAATTACCCTAAATCCGTTGAAACATTGCTGGCAccccaaaaaaaatttttttttgttgggctgtgataataattaatgatgAGATACTGCGCCCACGCAGGGACCTAGACCTAGTTTGTTAGAAATCTTTGGAGGGGACAAACTTGGTGTGATATGCATTAGTAGCTATAGACTACAGGTCCAATTATGATAAACTATCATAAATGGTCACAAGCTGGAGGAGACATGTCCCCGTTCTTCCCCCTCGAAACGAGGTCCCTGCGTTCACATAATTGCGTATTGGTCTTTGCGTCTCCACAATTGCATCACACACAGCTACTCACTTTACAACTAAAGTGTTATCTATTACGAAGAAAAGAATAAATGGCAATTACCCAGCAACTGCTTATATGCAGGAATAAGACGCATGAAACATGCGTAGTATCACTAATAGCTTAATAGGCTACTTGCTAGACCTATGTagctttttcaaataaaccgtAAAACATAGCCAAAGCAAATGCATTTAATTTCTGATTTGCATTAATTGAATATTATTTGCATATGTCTAATATGTGAGTTTGGCGAACTATCACAATTGTGTAAGATCACAAAccagaaacaaattttaaaacaaatccTCGCTCACTAAACAGCCCGGTGTCTGGTATGGTTTCTTGTCTTGCAAACGCACCTTATAATTAGACTACCTATGTCAATCCAGCAAACAggcgcaaaatattttgaaaaatgcaaTTCAAAGAATGATTAACAACAAACCCAAAGGCTTTTTATTAGATTTGTAAAACTTATTACTAAATTAatgaaaactacaaaaatgtttaacaatTACCCTATTTCACAAAACCTGCATAGCAATGGTGAAAGCAGATATTAACGCGAATCTGCAAGGTAGCTGgaacattttaaaatgcaTAGAAAAGTATAATGTAGTATTGCACTTGAGTAATTTGAAACACAAAAAGCTTCTGCATTGGCTACAATGATTGACGTGGTAAttaataaatgcaaaactaagaaaaaagaagtgtgAAAAGTTTAAGGACATGATTCACTACTTTCCATGGACAATCAATAATCGTGCAACATCTGGAGTTTTCACATATTTCGCGTTGAGTTTTGGCACGAATTTAGGATACAAGGTAGATGCTTTAGTaccaaaatcatcaaaaagtTTGCGAAACAGAAATTGAAACCTACagcaaatcaaaatatttttcgtaaAACGTAGGCTAAATATTTGGTTACTCAACCATTTACTGGTTAATTCACAAGTACAGTAGTTAATAGGCCACTTACTTGTTACCAGTGGTTCGACATAGAAATTTCCAATATCCTGGTCTTAAATTATGAGGCTCGAAACAGGACTAAAAAAGCTTGTGTAAATattcaaagaacttaactgtaATTAAAGAAAACGTAACTAATTACCACGTGGAGGACAACTGCTAGTGAGATCGCACAGAGATACTGATCTGCACTTGGAAAATAAGGAAAGTAACCTTTCCGGACCCCTTTAAAGTATAGAACCTGAAAAATGCAACACAAAACGCCACAGTTAGTATTGTATTTAGTTCGTTGGTTCAGCGGTGGTGTGGTTTGAGCGCTGGGTTGGATATCTAATGACGCTAATGTTGCAATACTCTAGGCAAAGCATTAACAGAGCTTGCTTCtgttgaatggtcctgggaCAAAGTTCCAAATTCGGGTAACAAACTATAAAAATTTACTCGGTAACCAGAGCTCGAGCGATAGATAATATCACCTGGTTTAattcgtgcaaagactttcatCAGTGAGAAATAAAGATTACGATACTATACCATACCATTTTGCTTGCACATGAAAACCTGCATACCTCTAATAGcttaaatgcaaaataaagtgCAATGGTTGTGCTCCTATAAAAACAGAAAGCTGTCCCCGCTATAGCACCAGATAATGCACCATAAAGAGCTGGGTGATCACCATTTGAAATCCATCTCAAAGCACAGTTGGATGCCTAATAAATACATTAGCTGACAGTGAAGGATACTACCAGCAAAATATGCAATCACAGGTTActaaatcttttcaaaattgaTAGTATTTAAATGTCAAATTAGTCAGGCAAAATACCCGGAAGACGCCCGCAAAGGTTCCAAGAAAACAAGCCAATGATGTATTGTTTAATATTCCTGACCACTTCTGCTTGCCACgttttaattgcaaaaggCTGAGGACAATCTGAATTCCATAGCCGACTATGACTTGTTTGAAAATGCCCTGCGTGCAAAAATGGTATCGAAAGATATAGGTTTAACCAGATAAGGCTACATGCATCACAAAAATTCAATCAGTCTGTAACTCCGTATTGAGTTTGAGAACTTCTTCTGGTTGATAGCTCACATTTGACGATTTGATAGTCCGGTAATACTGGCATACATACTATTGACTCACTATAATGTGGCAGTAATTGTCGCACATCAAATATAAACAAGGTAAAGTCACATTTCAATGCtaggtatcaaaatgtttcaataaacTAGAAATCTGAATGTTTACCTCCAGTGTGTAGTAGGTACATGAATTTTGGTGAGGACATGTCTGATGACTCAGGTGAAAACTTTTCAAGCTGCAGAACATACTATTACACtggacaacagcaaaattattcctcaaatgaaaataaactgcctagactaactttgggacgctgattccaaatctgaaatcagaattggtctatcacgtcaggttttcaagatatgaaaattcacgaaattcggattttgcattgattggcactatattataaggttctacagtacaaggtattgtgcaattttctttcccagcgaatttttggtcatattatgtcacaatgcatgttatgtaagattaatattgacattattttgtaaatgcaatgttctatcttttcacaattaatgcattcttgaATGTTCTTGGCCATGACTATAGAGGGGAGGGGGGGGGTAGGGGTAGGGGGGGGACATATGTGGAGACCTTaaagttgtgtcacttttgctcggattgcagttgggttacaccaagcatatgtgctttctctgtttgtgggacagtcgagacgatgcaaaccactatgacacaactgaatggccaatgagaacggactacattgttggaagatataatgttaagtgccaacccctaattgatccgagcaaagtgtacttgccaccacttcacattaaactgggcctgatcaaacaatttgtgaaggcaatggatttcaatggagatggattcctgcatataaaagaaaaatttggtgcaataccaagtgatgctaaactgagagctggaatatttgttggcccccaaatacgtgatttgatccgtgacccagtatttccatccaagcttaattcaattgaattaaa
Encoded here:
- the LOC143470437 gene encoding transmembrane protein 135-like isoform X2, which translates into the protein MVVHSKFQSDTVLSYSGSIPYTCYEIGHTWEPGCVKTFFQTFRDAFKFSIRVYTVFYLATFVIKLRKKENRRIKKIKKLLRDILQSSIFLSANGAFFMGGFCMLRNLIGKFYGWHGLLAGFITGILSIQLERKSRRGMLALYLMNLAAETLFNMAVARNLIKPIPYGEVIIFSIASAGFMSLFRQRNGLPENLRSPLTLIVGPEESGDFYRNVGNFSQRWRLISGLPYLRKLLQRLKTVHRSHQSCPHNNSCTYYTLEGIFKQFLLGYGIQILLNALQWLRGRQNWSKVFNNISLASFLAGFIGLFRACNCSLRWLLDRDIPALHGALSGAVAGTTLYFYRSTSIALYFFFKLMESCCEPHNIRPGYWKFLCGVSGWKFPVMFRKLFDVFGTKATTLYPNFVPDLDPRYVKTTAVMELLKVHGKWRDPTNF
- the LOC143470437 gene encoding transmembrane protein 135-like isoform X1 yields the protein MVVHSKFQSDTVLSYSGSIPYTCYEIGHTWEPGCVKTFFQTFRDAFKFSIRVYTVFYLATFVIKLRKKENRRIKKIKKLLRDILQSSIFLSANGAFFMGGFCMLRNLIGKFYGWHGLLAGFITGILSIQLERKSRRGMLALYLMNLAAETLFNMAVARNLIKPIPYGEVIIFSIASAGFMSLFRQRNGLPENLRSPLTLIVGPEESGDFYRNVGNFSQRWRLISGLPYLRKLLQRLKTVHRSHQSCPHNNSCTYYTLEGIFKQFLLGYGIQILLNALQWLRGRQNWSKVFNNISLASFLAGFIGLFRACNCSLRWLLDRDIPALHGALSGAVAGTTLYFYRSTSIALYFFFKLMEVLYFRGVREGYVPHLPSADQYLYAGTLAIILHASCCEPHNIRPGYWKFLCGVSGWKFPVMFRKLFDVFGTKATTLYPNFVPDLDPRYVKTTAVMELLKVHGKWRDPTNF